Proteins encoded in a region of the Zea mays cultivar B73 chromosome 2, Zm-B73-REFERENCE-NAM-5.0, whole genome shotgun sequence genome:
- the LOC100280393 gene encoding 60S ribosomal protein L37a-1: MTKRTKKAGIVGKYGTRYGASLRKQIKKMEVSQHSKYFCEFCGKFAVKRKAVGIWGCKDCGKVKAGGAYTMNTASAVTVRSTIRRLREQTEA, encoded by the exons ATG ACGAAGCGAACCAAGAAGGCCGGAATTGTTGGCAAATATG GAACCAGGTATGGTGCTAGCTTGCGTAAGCAAATCAAGAAGATGGAGGTATCTCAGCACTCCAAGTATTTCTGTGAGTTCTGTGGGAAG TTTGCTGTGAAGAGGAAAGCGGTTGGGATTTGGGGATGCAAGGACTGTGGGAAGGTCAAGGCCGGTGGTGCTTACACCATGAA CACTGCTAGTGCGGTCACTGTCAGGAGCACGATCCGTCGCTTGAGGGAGCAGACTGAAGCATGA
- the LOC100280393 gene encoding 60S ribosomal protein L37a-1 isoform X1, with product MPMQTKRTKKAGIVGKYGTRYGASLRKQIKKMEVSQHSKYFCEFCGKFAVKRKAVGIWGCKDCGKVKAGGAYTMNTASAVTVRSTIRRLREQTEA from the exons ATGCCTATGCAGACGAAGCGAACCAAGAAGGCCGGAATTGTTGGCAAATATG GAACCAGGTATGGTGCTAGCTTGCGTAAGCAAATCAAGAAGATGGAGGTATCTCAGCACTCCAAGTATTTCTGTGAGTTCTGTGGGAAG TTTGCTGTGAAGAGGAAAGCGGTTGGGATTTGGGGATGCAAGGACTGTGGGAAGGTCAAGGCCGGTGGTGCTTACACCATGAA CACTGCTAGTGCGGTCACTGTCAGGAGCACGATCCGTCGCTTGAGGGAGCAGACTGAAGCATGA